Proteins encoded by one window of Cloeon dipterum chromosome 2, ieCloDipt1.1, whole genome shotgun sequence:
- the LOC135935221 gene encoding plasma membrane ascorbate-dependent reductase CYBRD1 isoform X1, translating into MGDNLLDAEHEQPLLINRSGSEDEEEILDTRTGESFAGRRMDSSGTVGTDPRDLEGFSLFYWLAQGLGALIMVLVVLWTSNYRGGFAWSSNPALEFNWHPVLMSLGMIFIYANGIMTFRYMRYHRKRQLKLVHACCHVATFLLTVVGLCAVFDSHNLANPPIPNLYTLHSWVGLTAVILFCCQFVVGFASFLYPGAKQSLRTALMPVHRYFGMLGFLLAIAAALMGLLEKAIFALPNYKELPGEGMLINCIGALMVVFAAVVIFVVSNHGYRRVPMAEDETLLTAESQLG; encoded by the exons ATGGGGGACAACCTTTTAGACGCTGAGCATGAGCAACCCTTACTG ATCAACCGGAGCGGCTCAGAGGAcgaggaggaaattttggacACCCGCACCGGCGAGAGCTTTGCAGGAAGAAGGATGGACAGCAGCGGGACAGTCGGCACCGACCCCAGGGACCTCGAAGGCTTCTCACTCTTCTACTGGCTGGCTCAGGGACTCGGCGCCCTGATCATGGTGCTCGTCGTTCTCTGGACGTCCAACTACAGAGGCGGATTCGCGTGGTCCTCCAACCCAGCGCTCGAGTTCAATTGGCACCCAGTCCTAATGTCTCTCGGCATGATCTTCATCTACGCTAATG GAATAATGACTTTCCGGTACATGAGGTACCATCGGAAAAGACAGCTGAAACTGGTGCACGCGTGCTGCCACGTGGCGACCTTCCTGCTGACGGTTGTCGGCCTGTGCGCCGTCTTCGACTCGCACAACCTGGCCAACCCTCCGATCCCGAACCTGTACACGTTGCACAGCTGGGTTGGGCTCACTGCCGTCATCCTCTTCTGCTGCCAG TTTGTTGTCGGATTCGCTAGCTTCCTGTACCCCGGCGCCAAACAATCGCTCAGGACTGCCCTGATGCCCGTGCACCGATACTTTGGAATGCTTGGATTTCTACTGGCTATCGCAGCTGCTCTCATGGGACTCTTGGAAAAAGCCATTTTTGCTCT GCCTAATTACAAAGAATTGCCAGGCGAGGGCATGCTGATTAACTGCATTGGCGCGCTGATGGTCGTGTTCGCGGCCGTCGTCATCTTCGTCGTGTCCAATCACGGATACAGGCGCGTCCCGATGGCCGAGGACGAGACTCTCCTCACGGCCGAGTCACAGTTGGGATAA
- the LOC135935221 gene encoding plasma membrane ascorbate-dependent reductase CYBRD1 isoform X2: MDSSGTVGTDPRDLEGFSLFYWLAQGLGALIMVLVVLWTSNYRGGFAWSSNPALEFNWHPVLMSLGMIFIYANGIMTFRYMRYHRKRQLKLVHACCHVATFLLTVVGLCAVFDSHNLANPPIPNLYTLHSWVGLTAVILFCCQFVVGFASFLYPGAKQSLRTALMPVHRYFGMLGFLLAIAAALMGLLEKAIFALPNYKELPGEGMLINCIGALMVVFAAVVIFVVSNHGYRRVPMAEDETLLTAESQLG; the protein is encoded by the exons ATGGACAGCAGCGGGACAGTCGGCACCGACCCCAGGGACCTCGAAGGCTTCTCACTCTTCTACTGGCTGGCTCAGGGACTCGGCGCCCTGATCATGGTGCTCGTCGTTCTCTGGACGTCCAACTACAGAGGCGGATTCGCGTGGTCCTCCAACCCAGCGCTCGAGTTCAATTGGCACCCAGTCCTAATGTCTCTCGGCATGATCTTCATCTACGCTAATG GAATAATGACTTTCCGGTACATGAGGTACCATCGGAAAAGACAGCTGAAACTGGTGCACGCGTGCTGCCACGTGGCGACCTTCCTGCTGACGGTTGTCGGCCTGTGCGCCGTCTTCGACTCGCACAACCTGGCCAACCCTCCGATCCCGAACCTGTACACGTTGCACAGCTGGGTTGGGCTCACTGCCGTCATCCTCTTCTGCTGCCAG TTTGTTGTCGGATTCGCTAGCTTCCTGTACCCCGGCGCCAAACAATCGCTCAGGACTGCCCTGATGCCCGTGCACCGATACTTTGGAATGCTTGGATTTCTACTGGCTATCGCAGCTGCTCTCATGGGACTCTTGGAAAAAGCCATTTTTGCTCT GCCTAATTACAAAGAATTGCCAGGCGAGGGCATGCTGATTAACTGCATTGGCGCGCTGATGGTCGTGTTCGCGGCCGTCGTCATCTTCGTCGTGTCCAATCACGGATACAGGCGCGTCCCGATGGCCGAGGACGAGACTCTCCTCACGGCCGAGTCACAGTTGGGATAA
- the LOC135935220 gene encoding transcription initiation protein SPT3 homolog encodes MNQAEGKTYYFETEIQRMMYACGDSRSPLVETAHLIEEVVHRQMVLLLLKAQDVAELREAKYIRPEDMLFLMRKDKYKLRRAVKFLCFSDTKCNIYTDLVGNIEKKVASSGKRRQLCKDLLLSMDFTGQLMAWVDSDLVVDEVKEERMRRADEMTSAMSTDDYINYSQARSVTFTQSNNNNTLKLREWIFKDGNFLGDQSQPQLPLGHGVHMELLGYLAHETLCQLVDFALHIRRDSTASITNPMNRLLPPSLYTPMTIFKPHDPRYDAPSSSKVEFVQPLTPHDIREAIRRFCNPITPFNKFTRGCKISSDQILFCC; translated from the exons ATGAATCAAGCAGAAGGGAAAACGTACTATTTCGAGACag AAATCCAAAGGATGATGTACGCGTGCGGTGACAGTCGGTCTCCACTGGTGGAGACGGCTCACCTGATCGAGGAGGTGGTGCACAGGCAgatggtgctgctgctgctgaaggCGCAGGATGTGGCCGAGCTGCGGGAGGCCAAGTACATCCGGCCGGAGGACATGCTCTTCCTGATGCGCAAAGACAAATACAAGCTGCGCAGGGCGGTCAAGTTTCTGTGTTTCAGCGACACTAAATGCAACATATACACCGATCTGGTGGGCAACATCGAGAAGAAGGTGGCGTCCTCGGGCAAGCGGCGGCAGCTGTGCAAAGACTTGCTGCTCTCGATGGACTTCACGGGCCAGCTGATGGCCTGGGTGGACAGCGATTTGGTCGTGGACGAAGTCAAGGAGGAGCGCATGCGGCGCGCCGACGAGATGACCAGCGCCATGAGCACCGACGACTACATCAACTACTCGCAGGCCAGGAGCGTCACCTTCACGCagagcaacaacaacaacacccTCAAACTCAGGGAGTGGATCTTCAAGGACGGAAACTTCCTGGGCGACCAGTCGCAACCGCAGCTGCCGCTCGGCCACGGCGTGCACATGGAGCTGCTCGGATATCTCGCCCATGAAACGCTCTGCCAGCTCGTCGACTTTGCCTTGCACATTCGAAGGGACAGCACAGCCTCCATCACCAATCCCATGAACAGACTGCTGCCCCCCTCGCTCTACACTCCAATGACAATTTTCAAGCCCCAC GATCCGAGATACGACGCACCGTCGAGCAGCAAGGTTGAATTCGTGCAGCCTCTGACCCCTCACGACATCAGGGAAGCCATCCGCAGGTTCTGCAACCCTATCACCCCGTTCAACAAATTCACCAGAGGATGCAAAATCTCCTCGGACCAAATTCTCTTCTGCtgttaa